From the Peromyscus leucopus breed LL Stock chromosome 8b, UCI_PerLeu_2.1, whole genome shotgun sequence genome, one window contains:
- the Luc7l3 gene encoding luc7-like protein 3 isoform X3, which yields MISAAQLLDELMGRDRNLAPDEKRSNVRWDHESVCKYYLCGFCPAELFTNTRSDLGPCEKIHDENLRKQYEKSSRFMKVGYERDFLRYLQSLLAEVERRIRRGHARLALSQNQQSSGAAGPTGKNEEKIQVLTDKIDVLLQQIEELGSEGKVEEAQGMMKLVEQLKEERELLRSTTSTIESFAAQEKQMEVCEVCGAFLIVGDAQSRVDDHLMGKQHMGYAKIKATVEELKEKLRKRTEEPDRDERLKKEKQEREEREKEREREREERERKRRREEEEREKERARDRERRKRSRSRSRHSSRTSDRRCSRSRDHKRSRSRDRRRSRSRDRRRSRSHDRSERKHRSRSRDRRRSKSRDRKSYKHRSKSRDREQDRKSKEKEKRGSDDKKSSVKSSSREKQSEDTNTDSKESDPKNEVNGTSEDIKSEGDTQSN from the exons gTTTGTAAATAttatctctgtggtttttgtcCTGCGGAATTGTTTACAAATACTCGTTCTGATCTTG gtCCATGTGAAAAAATTCATGATGAAAATCTAAGAAAACA gTATGAGAAGAGTTCTCGTTTTATGAAAGTTGGCTATGAGAGAGATTTTTTGCGATACCTACAGAGTTTGCTTGCCGAGGTAGAGCGTAGAATTAGACGAGGTCATGCTCGTTTGGCATTATCTCAAAATCAGCAGTCGTCTGGG GCTGCTGGTCCAACaggcaaaaatgaagaaaaaattcagGTTCTGACAGACAAAATTGATGTGCTTCTGCAGCAG ATCGAAGAGTTAGGATCTGAAGGAAAAGTAGAAGAAGCCCAGGGAATGATGAAATTGGTTGAACagttaaaagaagagagagaattgcTAAGATCTACAACCTCG ActattgaaagttttgctgccCAAGAAAAACAGATGGAAGTTTGTGAGGTGTGTGGAGCCTTTTTGATAGTAGGAGATGCCCAGTCCCGGGTAGATGACCATTTGATGGGCAAACAACACATGGGCTATGCCAAAATTAAAGCCACCGTGGAAGAGTTAAAA gaaaagttaagaaaaagaacagaagaacctGATCGGGATGAACGTCTCaaaaaagagaagcaagaaagagaggaaagagaaaaggaacgggagagagaaagggaagagcgGGAAAGGAAAAGacgaagagaagaggaagaaagagagaaagaacgaGCTCGtgatagagaaagaagaaagagaagtcgTTCACGAAGTAGACACTCAAGCAGAACTTCCGACCGGAGATGCAGCAGGTCCCGGGACCATAAAAGATCACGGAGTAGAGACAGAAGGCGAAGCAG AAGTCGAGATCGAcgaagaagcagaagccatgacaGATCAGAAAGAAAACATAGGTCTCGAAGTCGGGATCGAAGAAGATCAAAAAGCCGAGATCGAAAGTCTTATAAACACAGGAGCAAAAGTCGGGACAGAGAACAAGATAGAAAGTCCAAGGAGAAAG AAAAGAGGGGATCTGATGATAAAAAAAGTAGTGTGAAGTCCAGTAGTCgagaaaaacaaagtgaagaCACAAACACTGACTCGAAGGAAAGTGATCCTAAGAATGAGGTCAATGGGACCAGTGAAGACATTAAATCTGAAGGTGACACTCAGTCCAATTAA
- the Luc7l3 gene encoding luc7-like protein 3 isoform X1, whose amino-acid sequence MISAAQLLDELMGRDRNLAPDEKRSNVRWDHESVCKYYLCGFCPAELFTNTRSDLGPCEKIHDENLRKQYEKSSRFMKVGYERDFLRYLQSLLAEVERRIRRGHARLALSQNQQSSGAAGPTGKNEEKIQVLTDKIDVLLQQIEELGSEGKVEEAQGMMKLVEQLKEERELLRSTTSTIESFAAQEKQMEVCEVCGAFLIVGDAQSRVDDHLMGKQHMGYAKIKATVEELKEKLRKRTEEPDRDERLKKEKQEREEREKEREREREERERKRRREEEEREKERARDRERRKRSRSRSRHSSRTSDRRCSRSRDHKRSRSRDRRRSRSRDRRRSRSHDRSERKHRSRSRDRRRSKSRDRKSYKHRSKSRDREQDRKSKEKEKRGSDDKKSSVKSSSREKQSEDTNTDSKESDPKNEVNGTSEDIKSEVQRKYAQTKTELSRVRRLTKASSEGKDSVVLQNILRYIVLSQLFCSRLVPPLVCLFGNYCPRM is encoded by the exons gTTTGTAAATAttatctctgtggtttttgtcCTGCGGAATTGTTTACAAATACTCGTTCTGATCTTG gtCCATGTGAAAAAATTCATGATGAAAATCTAAGAAAACA gTATGAGAAGAGTTCTCGTTTTATGAAAGTTGGCTATGAGAGAGATTTTTTGCGATACCTACAGAGTTTGCTTGCCGAGGTAGAGCGTAGAATTAGACGAGGTCATGCTCGTTTGGCATTATCTCAAAATCAGCAGTCGTCTGGG GCTGCTGGTCCAACaggcaaaaatgaagaaaaaattcagGTTCTGACAGACAAAATTGATGTGCTTCTGCAGCAG ATCGAAGAGTTAGGATCTGAAGGAAAAGTAGAAGAAGCCCAGGGAATGATGAAATTGGTTGAACagttaaaagaagagagagaattgcTAAGATCTACAACCTCG ActattgaaagttttgctgccCAAGAAAAACAGATGGAAGTTTGTGAGGTGTGTGGAGCCTTTTTGATAGTAGGAGATGCCCAGTCCCGGGTAGATGACCATTTGATGGGCAAACAACACATGGGCTATGCCAAAATTAAAGCCACCGTGGAAGAGTTAAAA gaaaagttaagaaaaagaacagaagaacctGATCGGGATGAACGTCTCaaaaaagagaagcaagaaagagaggaaagagaaaaggaacgggagagagaaagggaagagcgGGAAAGGAAAAGacgaagagaagaggaagaaagagagaaagaacgaGCTCGtgatagagaaagaagaaagagaagtcgTTCACGAAGTAGACACTCAAGCAGAACTTCCGACCGGAGATGCAGCAGGTCCCGGGACCATAAAAGATCACGGAGTAGAGACAGAAGGCGAAGCAG AAGTCGAGATCGAcgaagaagcagaagccatgacaGATCAGAAAGAAAACATAGGTCTCGAAGTCGGGATCGAAGAAGATCAAAAAGCCGAGATCGAAAGTCTTATAAACACAGGAGCAAAAGTCGGGACAGAGAACAAGATAGAAAGTCCAAGGAGAAAG AAAAGAGGGGATCTGATGATAAAAAAAGTAGTGTGAAGTCCAGTAGTCgagaaaaacaaagtgaagaCACAAACACTGACTCGAAGGAAAGTGATCCTAAGAATGAGGTCAATGGGACCAGTGAAGACATTAAATCTGAAG TGCAGCGTAAGTATGCACAGACGAAGACGGAGCTAAGCCGAGTGAGAAGACTTACAAAAGCCTCTTCTGAAGGAAAAGACAGTGTAGTCCTGCAAAACATTTTGAGGTACATCGTTTTGTCTCAGCTATTTTGTAGCAGACTCGTGCCCCCGTTAGTGTGCCTCTTTGGAAATTACTGTCCACGTATGTAA
- the Luc7l3 gene encoding luc7-like protein 3 isoform X2, translated as MISAAQLLDELMGRDRNLAPDEKRSNVRWDHESVCKYYLCGFCPAELFTNTRSDLGPCEKIHDENLRKQYEKSSRFMKVGYERDFLRYLQSLLAEVERRIRRGHARLALSQNQQSSGAAGPTGKNEEKIQVLTDKIDVLLQQIEELGSEGKVEEAQGMMKLVEQLKEERELLRSTTSTIESFAAQEKQMEVCEVCGAFLIVGDAQSRVDDHLMGKQHMGYAKIKATVEELKEKLRKRTEEPDRDERLKKEKQEREEREKEREREREERERKRRREEEEREKERARDRERRKRSRSRSRHSSRTSDRRCSRSRDHKRSRSRDRRRSRSRDRRRSRSHDRSERKHRSRSRDRRRSKSRDRKSYKHRSKSRDREQDRKSKEKEKRGSDDKKSSVKSSSREKQSEDTNTDSKESDPKNEVNGTSEDIKSEGLLLLFDSAA; from the exons gTTTGTAAATAttatctctgtggtttttgtcCTGCGGAATTGTTTACAAATACTCGTTCTGATCTTG gtCCATGTGAAAAAATTCATGATGAAAATCTAAGAAAACA gTATGAGAAGAGTTCTCGTTTTATGAAAGTTGGCTATGAGAGAGATTTTTTGCGATACCTACAGAGTTTGCTTGCCGAGGTAGAGCGTAGAATTAGACGAGGTCATGCTCGTTTGGCATTATCTCAAAATCAGCAGTCGTCTGGG GCTGCTGGTCCAACaggcaaaaatgaagaaaaaattcagGTTCTGACAGACAAAATTGATGTGCTTCTGCAGCAG ATCGAAGAGTTAGGATCTGAAGGAAAAGTAGAAGAAGCCCAGGGAATGATGAAATTGGTTGAACagttaaaagaagagagagaattgcTAAGATCTACAACCTCG ActattgaaagttttgctgccCAAGAAAAACAGATGGAAGTTTGTGAGGTGTGTGGAGCCTTTTTGATAGTAGGAGATGCCCAGTCCCGGGTAGATGACCATTTGATGGGCAAACAACACATGGGCTATGCCAAAATTAAAGCCACCGTGGAAGAGTTAAAA gaaaagttaagaaaaagaacagaagaacctGATCGGGATGAACGTCTCaaaaaagagaagcaagaaagagaggaaagagaaaaggaacgggagagagaaagggaagagcgGGAAAGGAAAAGacgaagagaagaggaagaaagagagaaagaacgaGCTCGtgatagagaaagaagaaagagaagtcgTTCACGAAGTAGACACTCAAGCAGAACTTCCGACCGGAGATGCAGCAGGTCCCGGGACCATAAAAGATCACGGAGTAGAGACAGAAGGCGAAGCAG AAGTCGAGATCGAcgaagaagcagaagccatgacaGATCAGAAAGAAAACATAGGTCTCGAAGTCGGGATCGAAGAAGATCAAAAAGCCGAGATCGAAAGTCTTATAAACACAGGAGCAAAAGTCGGGACAGAGAACAAGATAGAAAGTCCAAGGAGAAAG AAAAGAGGGGATCTGATGATAAAAAAAGTAGTGTGAAGTCCAGTAGTCgagaaaaacaaagtgaagaCACAAACACTGACTCGAAGGAAAGTGATCCTAAGAATGAGGTCAATGGGACCAGTGAAGACATTAAATCTGAAG GGCTTTTGTTACTGTTTGACAGTGCAGCGTAA
- the Ankrd40cl gene encoding putative ANKRD40 C-terminal-like protein, producing the protein MEEPEQDIKEKLAGEESQGTNPHLPTDACDDQADTMGAELVLKVRIHNSKENDFIEIELHRQELSYQNLLQVSCCELGIHPEQVDKLRKLPNTLLRKDKDIQRLQNFQEIELLVKSGNSEWTQHTASPLTERPCYNSEAAKLTY; encoded by the exons ATGGAGGAGCCTGAACAGGACATCAAGGAGAAGCTGGCAG GTGAAGAAAGTCAAGGCACGAATCCACACTTGCCGACTGACGCGTGTGACGACCAAGCTGACACCATGGGTGCAG AGCTGGTGCTTAAAGTAAGAATTCACAACTCCAAGGAAAATGACTTCATTGAAATTGAACTGCACAGACAAGAGCTGAGTTATCAGAACCTACTACAAGTGAGCTGCTGTGAACTGGGGATCCACCCAGAGCAAGTGGACAAGTTGAGGAAGCTGCCAAACACACTGCTTAGAAAG GACAAAGACATTCAAAGACTCCAGAACTTTCAGGAGATAGAACTCTTGGTGAAGAGTGGAAACTCTGAATGGACTCAGCACACAGCATCACCCTTGACGGAGAGACCCTGCTACAACAGTGAAGCTGCAAAACTGACTTACTAG